The proteins below are encoded in one region of Carettochelys insculpta isolate YL-2023 chromosome 14, ASM3395843v1, whole genome shotgun sequence:
- the DYNLRB2 gene encoding dynein light chain roadblock-type 2, protein MAEVEETLKRIQAHKGVIGTIVVNAEGIPIRTTLDNSTTVQYAGLLHQLTMKARSTVRDIDPQNDLTFLRIRSKKHEIMVAPDKEYLLIVIQNPCE, encoded by the exons ATG gcagaaGTAGAGGAAACGCTAAAGAGAATTCAGGCTCATAAAGGGGTTATTGGAACAATTGTTGTAAACGCAGAAG gaatTCCAATCAGAACAACCCTAGATAACTCTACAACAGTACAATATGCAGGTCTTCTTCATCAGCTCACAATGAAAGCAAGGAGCACAGTAAGGGATATTGATCCTCAGAATGATTTAACCTTTCTTCGGATCAGATCAAAGAAACATGAAATCATGGTAGCTCCAG ATAAGGAGTATCTTCTGATTGTTATTCAGAACCCATGTGAATAG